One genomic window of Sporosarcina ureae includes the following:
- a CDS encoding DNA internalization-related competence protein ComEC/Rec2, whose amino-acid sequence MTFHWKDQVKIDGAKVKGFATLTDGTIVYMMYSFPSEVQKSQFQSARLATYQFTAEVEPKELEPAAHDYSFDMARYLRMNGAAGVLEATRITSSVPLATIRSRLSHYRSTIKQHIHDQFPPSLVTEAEALLIGDRSGMDRILQKEYQTLGITHLFAISGLHVGLLTFFFRAILLRIGFRKEWVTYGLLMFLPVYACIAGGAPSVWRAVTVTMIVLLAVSGNFKLRLDDALAISALFFIVMQPHIVFQPGFQLSYLAAFSLLYSSAILSQAKNGLIVSFLVTVITQVALYPILLYHFYELSISSFIANLFYVPLYSIFILPANLLLLICTYVAPPLETFLFIIYEPVRQWIGSMTTWFASFPYQMWTPGQPDGVGAALAVIGILIFLVCLERKKFVVFGLICLLLPALYLEIKPMLHRDVVISYIDVGQGDSTIIEMPYRKAVYVIDTGGVVRFGETDWKTPKQPFEIGRNIVVPYLKAKGITKIDRLIISHADLDHMEGADEVLEELKVQEIHLSPGSEQENAMEEMLPLAKRQSISVQLVGEGMNWKIGDYQFQYVAPEERVYDGNDSSLVLVMKEKDLHFIFPGDLEKEGEQRFLERYIAADFQRVVLKAGHHGSKTSSTEPFIRFLKPEFIIVSAGRNSPYGHPHAEVTDRFREHSIPFWSTAEQGTIELRVKDGVYTATSSR is encoded by the coding sequence GTGACATTTCATTGGAAAGATCAAGTGAAAATCGATGGTGCTAAAGTGAAGGGTTTCGCTACACTGACTGATGGCACAATCGTCTATATGATGTATTCATTTCCTTCTGAAGTGCAAAAGAGTCAATTTCAATCTGCACGATTAGCGACCTATCAGTTCACGGCTGAAGTAGAGCCAAAAGAATTGGAACCGGCAGCTCATGATTATTCGTTCGATATGGCACGCTATTTACGAATGAATGGCGCGGCGGGAGTTCTAGAAGCCACTCGTATCACCTCGAGCGTACCACTCGCCACAATTCGTTCACGACTCTCTCACTACCGCTCTACAATCAAACAACATATTCACGACCAATTTCCACCCTCACTTGTTACAGAAGCTGAAGCGTTATTGATTGGTGACCGTTCGGGGATGGATCGTATCTTGCAGAAAGAGTATCAGACGCTTGGTATTACGCATCTCTTTGCGATATCTGGGCTGCATGTCGGTTTATTAACGTTTTTCTTTCGAGCTATTTTGCTACGTATCGGTTTCCGCAAAGAATGGGTGACCTACGGATTACTCATGTTTTTACCAGTCTACGCATGTATTGCAGGAGGAGCACCGTCTGTCTGGCGTGCGGTGACGGTGACAATGATTGTATTGCTTGCTGTTTCAGGAAATTTTAAATTGCGCCTTGATGATGCGCTTGCTATAAGTGCATTATTTTTTATCGTTATGCAACCCCATATCGTATTCCAACCTGGATTTCAGCTATCTTATTTAGCTGCGTTCTCTTTATTGTATTCGTCAGCTATTCTTAGCCAAGCGAAAAACGGATTGATTGTTTCGTTTCTTGTCACCGTCATCACGCAAGTCGCGCTTTATCCTATTTTGCTATATCACTTCTACGAGTTGTCGATTTCTTCTTTTATTGCGAATTTGTTCTATGTTCCGTTGTATTCTATATTTATTTTGCCTGCTAATTTACTGTTGCTGATTTGTACGTACGTAGCACCACCATTGGAAACTTTCCTATTCATTATTTATGAACCCGTGAGGCAATGGATTGGTAGTATGACGACATGGTTTGCTTCGTTCCCCTACCAAATGTGGACACCCGGACAACCGGATGGGGTTGGGGCAGCGCTTGCCGTCATTGGTATTCTCATCTTCCTTGTCTGTCTGGAAAGGAAGAAGTTCGTCGTGTTCGGTCTTATTTGCTTACTACTCCCAGCACTCTATCTGGAAATTAAGCCGATGCTTCATCGTGATGTGGTCATTTCCTATATAGATGTCGGGCAAGGGGATAGCACGATAATCGAAATGCCTTATCGGAAAGCGGTGTATGTGATAGATACAGGTGGAGTGGTCCGCTTTGGCGAAACGGACTGGAAAACACCCAAGCAGCCTTTTGAAATCGGACGAAATATTGTCGTGCCCTACTTAAAAGCAAAAGGGATCACGAAAATTGACCGGCTGATCATATCCCATGCCGATTTGGATCATATGGAGGGGGCCGACGAAGTCTTGGAAGAGTTAAAAGTACAGGAAATTCATTTGTCGCCTGGAAGTGAACAAGAGAATGCAATGGAGGAAATGTTGCCACTGGCAAAAAGACAGAGCATTTCAGTGCAATTAGTCGGAGAAGGCATGAATTGGAAAATAGGAGACTATCAATTCCAATATGTAGCACCTGAAGAGCGTGTATATGACGGTAATGATAGTTCATTAGTACTTGTGATGAAGGAAAAAGACCTTCATTTCATCTTTCCAGGAGATCTCGAAAAAGAGGGGGAGCAACGATTTTTAGAAAGATATATTGCCGCTGATTTTCAACGAGTCGTACTAAAAGCCGGCCATCATGGAAGTAAGACGTCGAGTACGGAGCCGTTTATTCGTTTTCTTAAGCCGGAGTTTATTATTGTATCAGCAGGGAGGAATAGTCCATACGGGCATCCGCATGCAGAAGTGACCGACCGTTTCCGTGAACATAGCATTCCGTTTTGGTCAACTGCTGAACAAGGAACTATTGAATTACGTGTGAAAGACGGAGTGTATACTGCCACTTCAAGTCGATAG
- a CDS encoding YqzM family protein translates to MNEFEHDVQSKRNDAIDSGIGFIVAFIGFSAIFVVATIIDIVAL, encoded by the coding sequence ATGAATGAATTTGAACATGATGTCCAATCCAAACGTAATGATGCGATTGACAGTGGCATCGGCTTTATAGTAGCGTTTATCGGTTTTTCTGCAATTTTTGTTGTTGCTACGATCATCGATATCGTCGCTCTCTAA
- the holA gene encoding DNA polymerase III subunit delta — translation MITKIWSQIEKGDVQPVYLLTGTEQHLLDETIKKLIKAIPGMTTSEVNRFDLEEIPIQAVLEVANEFPFLVDHKLIVAKNCSFLKATDQSKEKQNHQLELLEKWLENPSPTATVVFVAPYEKLDARKKITKKIKKHAVIVEAVALQGQDVSTWVMQQGKDKGIEFDKKTAEFLMEMSGTDLLTLSTEVDKLAGYLAFKGTVDTNTIEQLVARTPEMDVFRLTDSFVNNKRAESIAVYHDLLRNGEEPIMLASLVASQVRLMIHVTNLRKKGYQQQQIATTLRIHPYRVKLMMQRQLPPLQVLLKALDDLATIDLQLKTTSGNRQRKLELFLLNGL, via the coding sequence GTGATTACAAAAATTTGGAGTCAAATTGAAAAAGGTGATGTGCAACCAGTTTATCTACTAACAGGCACAGAGCAGCACTTATTGGACGAAACGATTAAGAAATTAATCAAAGCAATCCCAGGTATGACAACTTCTGAAGTGAATCGTTTTGATTTAGAAGAGATTCCCATCCAAGCCGTACTTGAAGTGGCGAATGAATTTCCATTTTTAGTCGACCATAAATTAATCGTCGCAAAAAACTGTTCATTCTTGAAAGCGACGGATCAATCGAAGGAAAAGCAGAACCATCAACTAGAACTATTGGAAAAATGGCTTGAAAATCCATCACCTACTGCTACCGTAGTTTTCGTGGCACCATATGAAAAATTAGATGCGCGGAAGAAAATTACGAAAAAAATAAAAAAGCATGCAGTTATTGTAGAAGCGGTTGCTTTACAAGGGCAAGATGTATCCACGTGGGTTATGCAGCAAGGTAAGGATAAAGGTATTGAATTCGATAAAAAGACAGCTGAATTTCTTATGGAGATGTCTGGAACCGACTTACTGACATTGTCGACAGAAGTGGACAAGCTCGCTGGCTACTTAGCGTTTAAAGGTACGGTGGATACGAATACGATTGAGCAATTAGTAGCCAGGACACCTGAGATGGATGTATTCCGCCTAACAGATTCATTCGTCAACAATAAACGAGCGGAATCAATCGCGGTCTATCATGATTTATTACGTAATGGTGAAGAGCCAATCATGCTGGCATCACTCGTTGCGAGTCAAGTACGTTTAATGATTCATGTGACGAATTTACGTAAAAAGGGTTATCAGCAACAACAAATTGCTACAACGCTTCGGATCCACCCGTATCGTGTTAAATTGATGATGCAACGTCAGCTACCTCCTTTGCAAGTGTTGCTGAAAGCATTGGATGATTTAGCGACTATTGATCTGCAACTTAAAACAACGAGTGGTAACCGTCAGCGTAAATTGGAATTATTTTTACTGAATGGATTATAA
- the rpsT gene encoding 30S ribosomal protein S20, with the protein MPNIKGAIKRVKQSAAANEQNSHVKASMRTAIRKADAALINKEENAEELLRDAVKQLDTAARKGLIPRNTAARQKSRLTKKAQ; encoded by the coding sequence ATGCCAAACATTAAAGGTGCTATTAAACGCGTGAAGCAAAGTGCTGCTGCTAACGAGCAAAACTCTCACGTAAAAGCTTCTATGCGTACTGCAATCCGTAAAGCGGATGCGGCTCTTATTAATAAAGAAGAGAACGCTGAAGAACTTTTGAGAGATGCTGTGAAACAATTGGATACTGCTGCCCGTAAAGGTCTTATCCCAAGAAACACTGCTGCTCGTCAAAAATCACGTCTAACTAAAAAAGCTCAATAA
- the gpr gene encoding GPR endopeptidase gives MSEINYYRTDLIDESDEFVRHQTEQEEKKLKEMSGICVEEQTIGRIKATTVKVTAEGEEEIGKAKGTYITLTIPTLAVHEIDELQALCELVVEKMDTLIKEKLPGDVKKVLCVGLGNREITPDAVGPAVMDYVKEVIPDYYEADESGVMVYAPGVTIQTGLETASFVKAIVDQSKPDLLLVVDALAARSSARLCRTVQLTDTGIHPGSGVGNSRKELSEKSLGIPVIAIGVPTVVDGPVLVADAIDTMFGYIAARIEEESMPSSKLSTGRFPQRSTKDADRTALGPIFGDWSSWTHEERIQLFEEVLTNQELATFISPKEIDSWVANYAIALSSSLITWIHKVNA, from the coding sequence ATGAGCGAAATCAACTATTACCGCACAGATTTAATTGATGAAAGTGATGAGTTTGTCAGACATCAGACCGAACAAGAAGAAAAAAAATTGAAGGAAATGTCCGGAATATGTGTCGAAGAACAAACAATCGGTCGAATTAAGGCGACAACTGTAAAAGTGACAGCGGAAGGGGAAGAAGAAATCGGAAAAGCGAAAGGTACATATATTACGCTGACGATTCCGACACTTGCTGTTCACGAAATCGATGAGCTCCAAGCATTATGTGAACTTGTGGTGGAAAAAATGGACACATTAATTAAAGAAAAGTTACCGGGTGACGTGAAAAAAGTATTGTGTGTCGGTCTCGGCAACCGAGAGATTACACCAGACGCTGTTGGACCCGCCGTTATGGATTATGTGAAGGAAGTTATACCAGATTATTACGAAGCAGACGAGAGCGGTGTAATGGTGTATGCACCGGGTGTAACCATTCAGACTGGTTTGGAAACTGCTTCATTCGTTAAAGCGATTGTGGATCAAAGTAAGCCCGATTTATTGCTGGTCGTCGATGCGCTTGCTGCAAGGAGTAGCGCAAGGCTTTGCCGCACGGTTCAGCTGACGGATACCGGTATTCATCCTGGTTCAGGTGTAGGGAACAGCCGCAAAGAGTTATCGGAAAAAAGTCTTGGTATCCCTGTGATTGCAATAGGTGTACCAACAGTAGTGGACGGACCTGTATTGGTGGCAGATGCTATCGATACGATGTTCGGCTATATTGCAGCCAGAATAGAAGAAGAGAGTATGCCTTCGTCTAAACTTTCAACGGGTCGTTTCCCCCAACGTTCAACAAAAGATGCGGATCGTACAGCGCTTGGCCCTATATTTGGTGATTGGTCATCGTGGACGCATGAAGAACGAATCCAATTATTTGAAGAAGTACTGACAAATCAGGAGTTGGCGACATTTATTTCTCCAAAAGAAATTGATTCATGGGTGGCAAATTACGCAATTGCATTATCCTCTTCATTAATTACCTGGATTCACAAAGTAAATGCATGA
- the spoIIP gene encoding stage II sporulation protein P gives MKKTLQIWMSVIFVLFIFPVVLQYIPKQPTISTALSLKEPSTIVYASNVLEEDIRPKTEGNVLIYSTHSHEAYEPITQAANGKVAVSHHSENILKVGERLKENLISHGLAAEQLDIDIVKIMQQKKIPYHRSYAAIRPYVEKKVNEQSYDLVIDMHRDSLGPSKTTITHAGQRYAKVAFVIGRDHPYYERNLAKAKQLKNEMEKLVPGITREVIIKGGRGVDGKYNQDLNTSIILLEMGGVGNTEMEINQTISVIGESVSAMMIVQ, from the coding sequence ATGAAAAAAACTTTGCAAATCTGGATGAGCGTTATTTTTGTATTGTTCATCTTTCCTGTTGTATTGCAGTACATTCCCAAACAGCCAACCATTTCCACTGCCCTCTCGTTAAAGGAACCGAGCACAATTGTCTACGCATCCAATGTGTTGGAAGAAGATATTCGACCGAAGACAGAAGGAAATGTGTTGATTTATTCGACTCACTCACATGAAGCGTATGAACCTATTACGCAAGCGGCGAATGGAAAAGTGGCGGTATCTCATCATTCTGAGAATATTTTAAAAGTGGGCGAGAGGCTAAAAGAGAATTTAATTTCACATGGCCTTGCAGCAGAACAGCTCGATATCGATATTGTGAAAATCATGCAACAAAAGAAGATACCGTATCATCGCTCTTATGCTGCGATTAGACCCTATGTGGAAAAGAAGGTTAACGAGCAATCTTATGACTTAGTCATCGACATGCATAGAGATTCGCTAGGGCCTTCAAAAACGACGATAACACACGCCGGTCAACGCTATGCAAAAGTGGCATTTGTAATTGGAAGAGACCACCCCTATTACGAACGGAACCTGGCCAAAGCGAAGCAATTGAAAAATGAGATGGAAAAATTAGTGCCTGGCATTACACGGGAGGTCATTATTAAAGGTGGACGTGGTGTCGATGGTAAATACAATCAAGATCTAAATACAAGCATCATTTTACTCGAAATGGGTGGTGTGGGTAATACAGAAATGGAGATCAACCAAACGATCTCTGTTATTGGTGAATCTGTTTCCGCTATGATGATTGTGCAATAA
- the lepA gene encoding translation elongation factor 4, which translates to MNQEQRAARQKNIRNFSIIAHIDHGKSTLADRILEKTEIVKTRNMKAQSLDSMDLERERGITIKLNAVQLVYTALNGEDYTFHLIDTPGHVDFTYEVSRSLAACEGAILVVDSAQGIEAQTLANVYLALDNDLEILPVINKIDLPAADPDRVKREIEDVIGLDASEAVLASAKAGIGIDEILEQIVEKVPAPQGDPEAPLKALIFDSHYDQYKGVIVNIRIVEGKVKPGDMIRMMATGKEFEVLELGVFTPSISPRDELTVGDVGFLSASIKTVGDTQVGDTITLVNDPAEEALPGYRRMNPMVFCGLYPIDTSKYNDLREALEKLELNDSALEYEPETSQALGFGYRCGFLGLLHMEIIQERIEREFNIDLITTAPSVIYKVNLTDGSTMNVDNPSMMPSAQKVDFVEEPYVKASIMVPNDYVGSVMELCQRKRGDFMTMDYMDASRVNIIYELPLAEIVYDFFDQLKSSTKGYASLDYELIGYKRSKLVKMDILLNGETVDALSFIVHNDFSYERGKAIVEKLKSLIPRQQFEVPVQAAIGQKIVARSTIKSMGKNVLAKCYGGDISRKRKLLEKQKEGKKKMKQVGSVEVPQEAFMAVLKMDED; encoded by the coding sequence ATGAATCAAGAGCAGAGAGCAGCACGTCAAAAAAACATTCGAAATTTTTCTATCATTGCCCATATCGACCACGGGAAATCAACGCTGGCGGATCGGATATTAGAAAAAACAGAAATAGTGAAAACACGTAACATGAAGGCCCAATCATTGGATTCGATGGACCTGGAACGTGAACGCGGTATCACCATTAAATTGAATGCCGTTCAGTTAGTCTATACAGCATTGAATGGTGAAGACTATACATTCCATTTGATCGATACACCAGGACACGTAGACTTCACATATGAAGTGTCAAGAAGTTTAGCTGCTTGTGAAGGGGCTATTCTTGTAGTAGATTCTGCGCAAGGCATCGAAGCACAAACATTGGCGAACGTTTATCTGGCGTTAGACAATGATTTAGAAATATTACCTGTTATTAATAAAATCGACCTCCCGGCAGCTGATCCGGATCGTGTGAAAAGAGAAATTGAAGATGTGATTGGATTAGATGCATCTGAAGCAGTTTTAGCTTCTGCGAAAGCGGGAATTGGGATTGATGAAATCTTAGAACAGATCGTAGAAAAAGTGCCAGCACCTCAAGGAGATCCGGAAGCGCCATTGAAAGCGTTGATCTTTGACTCTCACTATGATCAATATAAAGGTGTTATTGTCAATATTCGTATCGTAGAAGGAAAAGTAAAGCCTGGCGATATGATTCGCATGATGGCAACAGGTAAAGAATTTGAAGTACTGGAACTAGGTGTTTTCACTCCAAGTATTTCTCCACGTGACGAATTGACAGTTGGAGATGTAGGATTCTTATCTGCTTCCATTAAAACGGTAGGCGATACTCAAGTGGGGGATACAATAACACTTGTCAATGATCCTGCAGAGGAAGCATTGCCAGGTTACCGTCGTATGAATCCGATGGTGTTCTGTGGACTGTATCCAATCGATACATCCAAATACAACGATTTGCGTGAAGCGCTTGAAAAGCTCGAACTGAATGATTCTGCACTTGAATATGAGCCAGAGACATCTCAAGCGTTAGGCTTCGGTTACCGTTGTGGTTTCCTTGGACTGTTGCATATGGAGATCATTCAAGAACGAATCGAACGCGAATTCAACATCGACTTGATCACGACAGCGCCGAGCGTTATTTATAAAGTAAACTTAACGGATGGTTCGACGATGAACGTCGATAACCCATCGATGATGCCTAGTGCACAAAAAGTAGACTTTGTTGAAGAACCATATGTTAAAGCTTCCATTATGGTACCGAATGATTACGTAGGATCCGTCATGGAGCTCTGTCAGCGTAAACGTGGAGATTTCATGACAATGGATTATATGGACGCATCCCGTGTCAATATCATTTATGAACTGCCATTAGCTGAAATTGTTTATGACTTCTTTGACCAATTAAAGTCTAGTACAAAAGGGTACGCCTCCCTAGATTATGAATTGATTGGCTATAAGCGATCGAAACTCGTTAAGATGGACATTTTGTTAAACGGGGAAACTGTCGATGCGTTGAGCTTTATCGTGCACAATGACTTTAGCTACGAACGTGGGAAGGCAATCGTTGAAAAACTGAAGTCGTTAATTCCAAGACAACAGTTTGAGGTTCCTGTGCAAGCAGCAATCGGGCAGAAAATCGTTGCACGTTCAACTATCAAATCGATGGGGAAAAACGTTTTAGCAAAATGTTACGGTGGAGATATTTCTCGTAAGCGTAAACTGCTTGAGAAACAAAAAGAAGGTAAGAAAAAGATGAAGCAAGTAGGCTCAGTGGAAGTTCCACAAGAAGCATTCATGGCGGTTTTGAAGATGGATGAAGATTAA
- the hemW gene encoding radical SAM family heme chaperone HemW, producing the protein MRGVYIHIPFCQQICHYCDFNKVFLKNQPVDQYIESIGKEFYYMKEVGYSFDEVETVFLGGGTPTALNIAQLDRLLTIVSQYIDVEALKEFTTEANPDDLSEGQLSILKEKGVNRLSIGVQTFNERLLKQIGRTHSNEDVEKVIKAARKVGFENISIDLMYSLPTQTVKEWEETLDRALALDLPHYSAYSLIVEPKTVFYNRMVKGKLPLPGEDIEAEMFSMVIERMNAAGRDQYEISNFAKTDHPSFHNLIYWENSHYAGIGAGAHGYIGKERYANVGPLTHYINLLEEGKLPRKEVHEVTLAESMEEEMFLGLRIIEGVSMREFEQKFQRPIDKVFSKPIEKMQQQGLLEMDGDHLRLTRKGVFQGNSVFQEFLLGD; encoded by the coding sequence ATGCGGGGAGTGTATATCCATATACCGTTTTGCCAGCAAATTTGTCATTATTGCGATTTCAATAAAGTATTTCTAAAAAACCAACCAGTCGATCAATACATCGAATCGATTGGCAAAGAGTTTTATTATATGAAAGAAGTGGGTTATTCTTTTGATGAAGTGGAAACCGTTTTCTTAGGCGGTGGCACACCGACAGCACTCAACATCGCCCAGCTCGACCGGTTACTGACGATCGTTTCACAGTATATCGATGTCGAGGCATTGAAGGAATTTACAACGGAAGCAAATCCGGATGATTTATCGGAAGGGCAACTTTCTATATTGAAGGAAAAAGGTGTGAATCGCTTGTCTATCGGTGTGCAAACCTTCAACGAACGATTACTGAAACAAATTGGACGCACGCATTCCAATGAAGACGTAGAGAAAGTTATTAAGGCTGCGCGTAAAGTTGGCTTTGAAAACATTAGTATCGATTTAATGTACAGCTTACCAACTCAGACAGTGAAGGAGTGGGAAGAAACACTCGATCGTGCATTAGCGCTTGACCTGCCTCATTATTCCGCCTATTCATTAATCGTGGAACCGAAAACGGTTTTTTACAATCGCATGGTCAAAGGGAAATTACCGTTACCGGGGGAGGATATTGAAGCAGAAATGTTCTCCATGGTGATCGAACGCATGAATGCAGCAGGCCGCGATCAATATGAAATCAGTAATTTTGCAAAAACTGATCATCCTTCGTTTCATAATCTGATTTATTGGGAAAACTCTCACTATGCAGGTATTGGTGCAGGTGCGCACGGTTATATAGGAAAAGAACGTTATGCGAACGTCGGACCGTTAACACATTACATTAATCTATTGGAGGAAGGGAAGCTACCTCGTAAAGAAGTACACGAAGTAACTCTTGCTGAATCAATGGAAGAAGAAATGTTTCTAGGTTTACGAATCATTGAGGGAGTTTCGATGCGAGAATTCGAGCAGAAATTTCAGCGGCCGATTGATAAAGTATTCAGCAAACCGATAGAAAAAATGCAACAGCAAGGGCTTCTAGAAATGGATGGAGACCATCTTCGCTTGACTAGAAAAGGTGTTTTTCAAGGGAATTCGGTATTTCAGGAATTTTTATTAGGAGATTGA
- the hrcA gene encoding heat-inducible transcriptional repressor HrcA — protein sequence MLTNRQLLILQLTVKDFIESAQPVGSRQLSKKPEAPFSSATIRNDMADLEDMGYLEKTHTSSGRVPSEKGYRFFVDHLLQPQALGLEDSLQLRTVFQERVGESEELIRKSATILSDLTNYTSILLGPDTSTHAVKKFSIVPLDQQRAVAIIVTDNGHVENRIFDVPPGLTASEIEKTVNILNDRLIGTSLVQLQQKLQLEAKYVFEQHIHQAEQLFSSLQQAMAVEPEERLYFGGKLNMWKQPEFHDFQKMQSFFELIEKGNPAMGLFQKNEQGIQVRIGSENNVIDMEDYSVITSTYSAGENMEGSIAIIGPKRMDYGRVITLLDILSSDLSSALHRLTIGKDGNGRQDK from the coding sequence ATGTTGACAAACAGACAATTGCTCATACTACAATTGACAGTGAAAGATTTCATCGAGTCTGCACAACCGGTTGGTTCCAGACAACTGTCGAAAAAGCCGGAAGCGCCATTTAGTTCGGCAACGATTCGGAATGACATGGCGGATCTGGAGGATATGGGTTATTTAGAAAAGACTCACACATCATCTGGAAGAGTGCCTTCCGAAAAAGGCTATCGGTTCTTTGTGGACCATTTATTGCAACCACAAGCTCTAGGCCTGGAGGACAGCTTGCAGTTGCGTACAGTGTTTCAAGAGAGAGTTGGAGAGTCGGAAGAATTAATTCGGAAATCCGCAACCATTCTATCTGACTTGACGAATTATACGTCCATCCTACTTGGACCTGACACATCTACACATGCCGTGAAGAAATTCTCTATTGTTCCATTAGATCAACAACGAGCAGTGGCGATTATCGTAACTGATAACGGACATGTGGAAAATCGGATTTTTGATGTACCACCTGGTCTTACTGCTTCGGAAATTGAGAAGACGGTAAATATTTTAAATGACCGCCTAATCGGCACATCGCTTGTGCAGTTGCAACAAAAATTGCAACTCGAAGCGAAGTATGTTTTTGAACAGCATATTCACCAAGCTGAACAATTATTCAGCTCCTTGCAACAAGCAATGGCAGTGGAGCCGGAAGAGCGATTGTATTTTGGTGGGAAATTGAATATGTGGAAACAACCGGAATTTCACGACTTCCAGAAGATGCAATCATTTTTTGAGTTGATAGAGAAAGGCAATCCTGCCATGGGGCTTTTCCAAAAAAACGAACAAGGTATTCAAGTTCGGATTGGTTCTGAAAATAATGTGATTGATATGGAAGACTATAGCGTGATTACTTCCACGTACTCGGCAGGAGAGAATATGGAAGGTTCCATCGCAATTATCGGTCCGAAGCGGATGGATTACGGAAGAGTCATTACATTGCTCGATATACTAAGCAGTGATTTATCTTCTGCACTTCATCGGTTAACCATCGGAAAAGACGGGAACGGGAGGCAAGACAAGTGA
- the grpE gene encoding nucleotide exchange factor GrpE, giving the protein MKENQEFEEQLDENLSENELEQTEATEQQDVEEVVEELTREQELEKKIDELTKALEEEEGKKLRVLADMENVKRRASLDYQTLQTYRAQNVLVNVLPVLDNFERALSVEAKEEETKALLTGMEMVYRSLVEALKSDGLEEIEALDQEFDPNFHQAVMTGNEEDKDSGIVLEELQKGYKLKERVLRPSMVKVNE; this is encoded by the coding sequence GTGAAAGAAAACCAAGAGTTTGAAGAGCAACTAGATGAAAATCTTTCCGAAAATGAGCTAGAGCAAACGGAAGCGACAGAACAGCAAGATGTTGAAGAAGTCGTCGAAGAGCTCACTAGAGAACAAGAACTTGAGAAAAAAATAGATGAATTAACGAAAGCTCTTGAAGAAGAAGAGGGTAAGAAATTACGCGTATTGGCAGACATGGAAAACGTTAAGAGACGAGCTTCACTCGACTATCAAACGTTGCAAACATACCGTGCGCAAAACGTACTGGTTAATGTGTTGCCTGTACTGGATAACTTTGAACGCGCACTTTCTGTTGAAGCAAAAGAGGAAGAGACGAAAGCACTTTTAACAGGGATGGAAATGGTCTACCGTTCATTAGTAGAAGCTTTGAAATCTGATGGATTGGAAGAAATCGAAGCCCTTGATCAAGAATTTGATCCGAACTTCCATCAGGCAGTGATGACAGGCAATGAAGAAGATAAAGATTCTGGAATTGTTTTGGAAGAACTGCAAAAAGGATATAAACTTAAAGAACGTGTACTACGACCGTCAATGGTTAAAGTAAACGAATAA